ACCACACGACACATGAGCGCTGAACCTGAACCCCGAGCAACGATGACGCCAGGCACCGACTCACCATCACGTGCCGAACAACTCGCTCACGGGCACGCACTCGAGGACGACTGCCCCGACACGCCGGTCGTCGTCACACGTGGTGTCGACATCGACCAACTCCCAGACAAGCCCACCCCTGCCGAACAGACGACCGCCAAACACACCACCACTGCCGTCTGGCGGCCCGATCAAGTGAACTACACGGACGACGCGCAACTCCGGCTCACACACACCAGCGAAGCAGGGCGCGATCACCGGCTGGTCCTCACCCTGTCTGACCTGACCGATGTCGGCATCTACATCCCGGCTGACGGCCTCAACAGCGTCGCAGCACTCCACTACTGCAAGGATCTGCTTTCACTGTGTGAAGGAGTCACTGCCGCGAAGTACCATCCAGTCGACCACCTCGTCCGCATCCAGTCATCAGACCTCCACGGACCGACCCCAGAGATCGTTGAAATCGTCGACAATCACAACCTCACCCGCGTCGCGACCGACACAGACGGCAACCAGGCCGCGTACTATTACACGCTCGCTCTCCAGCAGTTCGTCTAACGGGGGTCCGCCTTCCGAGATCAAGTGTTTTTGCCGCCAGCCACGGGTGAAGCATGTCGAAACGACAATCAAAGCTCAACTCCTATACGACAGACCCCACAGACCCGACGCCAGAACAGAACAGTGACGATACGGAGAATAACCCATCACCGGACAGGGACCCGTATCGGAATGTCACGAGAGACGACCAGGTCTGTACCTACTTCGGGGACGATGGAACATCACCTGGCACCGCGCTCAACGCACTCCTCGACGATTCAGACCCGGTTATCGTCGACGTGCCACTCCCAACCCCGACCGGATTCACAGACATCACCATCCGGAAAGTTGCCGGACAGGGCGGATTCGGTGTACGTGACATCGAGCAAGATCCCGAGGCCCTCCACCCACTCCTCTCGCGCCTCAAGGGCATCCCGGTGATCATCGAAGGCGGTGGGCAGCTCAGTCGAATGGACGACGACCTGCGTGTCGGTGTCCTCTCTGATGCCTCCATCACCGACAACCGTCTACAGATCAGTTTCACACAAGTCAAACACAGTAGCAGCACACCCGGCCTAGACAGCATCGAAGACAAAACCCGCAAGCTCGGCTCCTACAAGTTGTTCATCCCGACAACACTGTGGGACGCCGCGTGTCTCAGCCGTGCGATCCGCGATCTTCAATCAGAGCGCATCCCCACCCTGACAGCAAACGACGTCCGGGCGATGCGCGGTGGCGACAAGTACGAAGCAACTCTATCCGACCTATCGCCAGGTGACAGGCTGTCCACAGACGCATACGAAACCGACCTCATCGTCATCTCAGACACGACGCAGACCGACATCAGAGTCACAACCGCACGAGGAGAGCGGGTTCACCGGGTAACAACTGTGACCGTGACAAACCCTCGCGGTGGCTACTACCAGTTTGGCTGGCGCCGTCCAGGGCCGTACACCCATCCAACGTGCTACCTCTCGCGGTCACAAAATACGAAGCCAGCTCCGAACTCCCCATTCACCGCAGACCACACCTTCGCAGACTTCGACCCCGTTGCTGTCACGACTGGTGATGAGTATCCCACCTACGTCCCAGTAGATACCGACCGTGAAGAGTCGCCGCTCCCATCGAAGTTCCGGACACAGAGCCTCACCGATCTGGACGGTATTGGCGAAAACACCATGCGGACAATCGTTCGAGAAGCGCCACGCTACGAGGACTACTCCCTCTCGTCGGCTCACGAACTGGCATACCTGCTCTTCGGCGACACGGACATCGACACAGAGCCGATTGAAGATGCGATCGATCGGACCAGTCGAAACGTGATGCTCCGCAGGAAGCTTCGCGACCTGTACCACGAGGATATCAAACCGAACGAAGCAGCGTGAGCGGGCGTGACCCAAACCTCTTAGTCAGATCCTGTTGTACGCCCTCGCTGAACGCACTCCACCCAGCCCAAAGAGCCGTTTGTATCCTCAGTGACGGATGGAGCAACGCGGTGAACACCCATGCAAGCAGACAACGACACGACCGAGACTCCACGCACAGCCTCTCCAGCCACTACCACTGAGTTGGAGCATCTACTGAGTGAAGCAGGAGAGATCTTCTTCTCTGGTCTCTCACAGGCGAAGACGACCATTCCAGGCCCGGCGAAGGAACGGATGGCGAGCGACCAGCCGCCAGCCGATGATGAGATCCGTTCATTCAAAGAGGCTGTCAGCCTCTTGCCACGCGCCGAGAAGTCTGATCTGCGCGCACACAATCCCTACGCGGACGCCGACGCGCCCCAGGAGCCGTCTCGGAAGGTCGCTGAGGAGATGGCGGGTCTCGACGTCGACGCACTCGAGGACGTCCTCGGGACGACCGTTGCACAGGCCGCCGCCGGAGAAGACGCTGCCGCGTGGCCAGAAGTCGACGGCCACGCCGACGTTGTCGACCCCCGTCGCCAACTTCTCGCCGCCCTCGGAGCAGACGTCAAGTTCCGCTGGCAGATCGCCTCCGATAGCTACGAACCCGGCGACATGGAGCGCTTCTATCTCCGGAAGCTCCGCGCGCTCCAGGGTCGTGGCTTCAACGATGCGTGGGGACGGATCGACTACCATGACTGGGGAGGGGCAGTTTCGATGACGACTGTCTACCCGTCGCTGCAGTTCTCTATCACGATCGGAGAGCAAGACATCAATCCCTCAGCCGTCGCCCCCGCCGCGACGCCACAGGAGAAGGGGGCATTCAGTCGCGCTCTGTCCATCGCAGATGTCGGCGACGACGATGAAATCAGTGTCCTGTACGGCGACGTGATGACGCATGACTATCGCGGAGCACAGACGATCAACGCCCAGCCGATCATTTACGTGCCTGCCACGGGGACTACCATCCCCCTGCCACAGCCATCCTTCTCGCGTCGTCACCAGGGGAACTTCATGGACAGAGACCACGAGCGGTCGAACGACCGGAAGTCGCCACTGGAGTGGCACGAGTCCATCTTGGATCGACTGGAGAGCCTCACCGGCACTATCAACGGCGAGATCGTCCGCGCTCGTCTCTTGACCTTGGACTTCACTGAACTCCCCTTCCAGATCCGAGACTTCTACCGGTACGCGGGCATTTCCTCGGAGAAGGTGATCGAACGGGCGACAACCACAGCTCGTGGCACTGCCGAGCCAGAATCCAAGCCATCCCTGTGGACCCTGCAGGTGAGCCTGAAGGTCGCGCTCCTCAAGGAGTTCTCCGGCAACCGGAGTGGGCAGGCGTTCAAGCGATATCAACAGGTCGCCGGGAAGATGCTCCGAAACCCGGCCTCGCAGTTCAAGCTTATCGCTGAAGAGCACAACTACGCGACGGAGGACACCGCCGCCCCTGATCAGCAGACCGATGCAGGAGTCGATACGACGGACCTCAACGACCTCACCGAGGTCGACATCGATCTCACGACCGCAGGCGCCGTCGAGCAGAACGTCCAGGAGGAACTCGCGGCATTCGGCAACGGTGACTCTGCCTGAGAAGACCGGCCATCTTCTCACCGAAGATCCCACAGAGAGAGTGTCACTCCCTCGCGCAGAATTTGTACCAGCAGGAGAGCGTGACCCATGTCGAGTACAACCGCCAGCAGCGGCATTGAGCCGACTCTGAGCCGTGTGATCGAACACTTCGCCAAGATCCGTCTGCAGCAGGCTGAAGGAGCCTTGCCACTTGGTGAAGTGACGGCCGATGCAGTGGCCGTGATTGAACGCTCGCCGGAAAACATCCGCAAGCTCATCGAGAAGGACAATCGCATCACCGTGCGAGACGGCAACATCATCTCCGTTTCCGTGGTGGGCCAGACGCCTCAAATCGTCCGTGAGTACCTCGGCGAGAGTGTCAACACCCTCGACACCGAGCAGCTGATCCCCGACGATGCACAGCTTCCGGCCGGCACGCTCGACAGTTTCAACTCGTACGAGGAGATCGCACAGGAGTCGGATGCCGTCCTATTCGAGACGATTCTCAGCCGCGTCGACGACCTCGCCAGCGATCCCTCCTACGACTTCGACTTCCTCACCGAAGCAGAACAGGAAGACCTTGAAGAGGCAGACGAATTCGACTCTGCACTTCGCGTCGTCCATACCGACCACGCGGACATCGCCGACCTGTCGCCGACGCTGACCACGTCGAAAGCAAAGAAACTCCAGAACAGTATCGACACGGACGCACAGTTCGACATGTCCCACGTAGCCGACCTGAAGCAAGCCGCCGAGAAACGACGGCCGTCAGTCCCGGATGTTGTTGCCGACACAATCGAACCACTCGACAACGCAGACGACCCGCACAGAAGGGCCGCCGCCACAGTCACCGACATCGAGGAAGAGAGCAGTTCAGTCGGCCTTCCGAAGGCCTCCACAGACACCTCGGTGCGTGCGGACATGCCCGAGGCCGTGTACACCACCGTCGGCACAGACCGGACCGAAGGGGAACGTCGAACGAACCTCACTGTACTCGAGGACAAAGACTACGACCGCATTCCGGCGCCAGCGCCGAAGGCCAGTCGCGGCCAGCCGGAGATTCCCGTTGACGACGACGGCGACCCGGTTCCACCGGCGGTCCCGACCGATCCGGAACTCGGTGTGCCGGTGGACGAGTTCGTCGCGAACAAACTCGGCCGCGACACGCCTATCCGCCTAGTCGGCCCACACGGAGCGGGGAAGAACTACCTGCTGAAGTGGATCGCCTTCCAGACGAATCGTGGCTATCGAAGTATCGACGTCGACAAAGCCACGGTGCCGGACGACCTGTTCGGCCCGCGATCACTCGACGAAGACGGTGTCGTTGTCTCTCGCGACGGCCCAGTGAAGCGAGGCCTCCTGAACGGCGACCTCGTCGTCATCAACGAGTTCCCCGTGATGCAGAGTGGTGCTGCAATCGCGCTCCACCGGCTCCTGAACGAAGGCCAACTGCTGATCAAGTCGCACGGTGACCTGGTGGAGCCGCACAGAGAAGCACGAATCGCCATCACGATGAACCCGCCGACGCGGGAGTACCAGGGGTCCGAAGAGATGAACGCAGCAACGCGAGACCGGTTCGCAACCGCGCACGTCCCTTACCTGCAGGACGTACAGCGCGAGGCAGACGTGCTCGAACGACAGTTGCCAGTCGGCGCGCGGCGCGTGGACCGCGACACGATCGAGAACATCGTCGAGTTCGCCCACCGAACGCGGACGAACGACCGAATGCCAACGCTCTCAACGCGGTCGCTGACGGTTCTCCTCGAAAACGTGATCGACGGGGTGACACCGCAGGCCGCGGTGAAGAACCAGTTGCGGGCTGTCGCTGGTCCCCGCCAGAACCCCGAGGAGCACTTCGAGGCCGTCGAGAGTACGGTCTAGCCACCACGCACCACAGATGGCACTCGACGGCTTCAGACTCCCAAGAGCGAGCGAGCACGCGACACAGGTAGACGACCGATCAGCGTCGGTCCCCATCGACATCCCCCCTCGGCAGTATAGCCACGCGGTGCGCCAGCGGCTCCCCGACCACGAGACGTACGTCGAGCCGTTCTTCGAATTCGGGACGCTCGCGTTCGCGAAAGAACCCGCACGCAACACGGTCGTGAACGACATTCAAGGCGACATCCCCCAGCTGTTTCGGGCCATCCGTGCCAACCGGGACGGGGTCATAGCGGCACTCACGGAGTTTTCCAAACTCTCCTATCGTCGCCTCTGGTCTGCCTACCAGCAACGCCGTCGTCCGGCCGATCAAACCGACAGAGCAGCAGCCTTCACGTATCTCGTCTCCCCAGCGCTCTGGACCGCCGACACCATCACCAAGAAAATGGCCGACAGAGCAGTCACGGACCTCACACGGCAGATTCACTCTGATTCGATCATCGTCGAGTCGTGTTCGACGACCGCTCTGTTCAACCGATACGCTGGCTCAGAATCGCTGTTTTTCCTCGTCCCACCGTTCCACGGCCCCTCGTTCGGACATCCGCTTCCAGACGAGTACGACACCGGGTTCTGGGACAACGTGTGCTTCTGGTTCAACGGTGACGAAGCCGATCCGTCTTTGGCGATGCTCACACCGTTTGAGAACGACGCGCTCGATTTCCACCACCAAGAACACCTGAACGAACACGGACTCATCCTCACGACGAACTTCCGAGAGCAACAAACGTCCAGCCAACAATCCCTGTCCTCCCATGCCTGAGACACCGCCACCATTCCCGTATCCAGGCTCCAAGTCGGCCTACACCGACGAGATCGTCGAGAAGGTTCCACAACATACACACTTCGTCGATCCATTCGTCGGGGCAGGGGGAGTCCCGCTGGCACTTCCGCGCCCTCCAGGCATCACCTATCTTGCCGACGCGGACGCAGACTTGATTCACTGTCTCAAGACCATCCGGGATCATCCC
This region of Halobaculum sp. MBLA0147 genomic DNA includes:
- a CDS encoding AAA family ATPase — encoded protein: MSSTTASSGIEPTLSRVIEHFAKIRLQQAEGALPLGEVTADAVAVIERSPENIRKLIEKDNRITVRDGNIISVSVVGQTPQIVREYLGESVNTLDTEQLIPDDAQLPAGTLDSFNSYEEIAQESDAVLFETILSRVDDLASDPSYDFDFLTEAEQEDLEEADEFDSALRVVHTDHADIADLSPTLTTSKAKKLQNSIDTDAQFDMSHVADLKQAAEKRRPSVPDVVADTIEPLDNADDPHRRAAATVTDIEEESSSVGLPKASTDTSVRADMPEAVYTTVGTDRTEGERRTNLTVLEDKDYDRIPAPAPKASRGQPEIPVDDDGDPVPPAVPTDPELGVPVDEFVANKLGRDTPIRLVGPHGAGKNYLLKWIAFQTNRGYRSIDVDKATVPDDLFGPRSLDEDGVVVSRDGPVKRGLLNGDLVVINEFPVMQSGAAIALHRLLNEGQLLIKSHGDLVEPHREARIAITMNPPTREYQGSEEMNAATRDRFATAHVPYLQDVQREADVLERQLPVGARRVDRDTIENIVEFAHRTRTNDRMPTLSTRSLTVLLENVIDGVTPQAAVKNQLRAVAGPRQNPEEHFEAVESTV